From a region of the Mercurialis annua linkage group LG1-X, ddMerAnnu1.2, whole genome shotgun sequence genome:
- the LOC126666264 gene encoding ADP-ribosylation factor GTPase-activating protein AGD5-like isoform X1, with protein MNQNQNQKANVSKELNVKHRKILEGLVKLPENRECADCKTKGPRWASVNLGIFICMQCSGVHRSLGVHISKVRSATLDTWLPEQIAFIQTMGNEKSNSYWEAELPHNYDRVGIENFIRAKYVDKRWVPREGKATSPSRMSVEKAAVYKPGPESTNNKQMNSVSNASEVKKSTSPPITKNNNPPKISTPQFVTTSQQVKVDPKPQEPVQKLEPAVTNAELVKEEKITPIVKPAKVDYATELFNLLCMDDSSGTSSKASLGDNAWVGFQNAKVESISGGSDATSLSESRINSEQEAENFFKDPPPTGKPKSDAKNDIMNLFEKSSTVSPVSVHQQQFAMPTQQQQVFMAAAVKSSGGIRAFPPNVQNIAPNGTYTSSNNWGHQVPGMTTPATGDVQKYFQIGNNQQSYSAGNSVNIPVSSTYRPGSMVPKNGATNIGSTMPPPSFPVAQPQPQVYYDLSYLTQVMSAKR; from the exons ATGAACCAGAATCAGAACCAGAAGGCTAATGTTTCTAAAGAGCTTAATGTTAAGCATAGAAAG ATCTTGGAAGGTCTCGTTAAATTACCAGAAAATAGGGAGTGCGCTGATTGCAAAACCAA AGGTCCACGATGGGCTAGTGTAAATCTCGGAATCTTCATTTGCATGCAGTGCTCGGGGGTACATAGAAGTCTTGGAGTACACATATCAAAG GTAAGATCTGCCACTTTAGACACATGGCTACCGGAGCAAATTGCTTTTATCCAAA CTATGGGGAATGAGAAGTCGAATAGCTATTGGGAAGCAGAGTTGCCTCATAATTACGATAGAGTTGGAATTGAAAATTTCATTCGTGCAAA gTACGTAGATAAGAGATGGGTTCCTAGGGAGGGTAAAGCAACTTCACCGTCAAGGATGAGTGTTGAGAAGGCTGCAGTTTATAAACCAGGACCAGAGAgtacaaataataaacaaatgaaTAGCGTTAGCAATGCTTCCGAGGTGAAGAAAAGCACCTCTCCACCCATTACGAAGAACAACAACCCTCCTAAAATTAGTACTCCACAATTTGTTACAACGTCCCAACag GTCAAAGTTGACCCAAAACCGCAAGAACCTGTACAGAAATTAGAACCAGCAGTCACAAATGCCGAGTTGGTAAAGGAGGAGAAAATAACACCAATTGTCAAACCAGCGAAAGTTGATTATGCAACTGAGCTTTTTAACTTGCTTTGCATGGATGATTCAAGCGGAACTTCCTCCAAAGCTTCCCTCGGTGATAATGCTTGGGTTGGTTTTCAAA ATGCCAAAGTAGAATCAATATCAGGGGGAAGTGATGCAACAAGTCTATCTGAAAGCAGGATAAACTCCGAACAAGAAGCTGAGAATTTTTTCAAAGATCCACCACCCACGGGCAAACCCAAAAGTGATGCAAAGAATGATATCATGAATCTCTTTGAGAAG TCCAGCACGGTGTCTCCAGTCTCTGTCCATCAACAACAGTTTGCTATGCCGACTCAACAGCAACAAGTTTTCATGGCAGCTGCCGTGAAATCTAGTGGCGGAATCCGAGCCTTTCCTCCAAATGTACAAAATATCGCTCCCAATGGTACTTACACATCCAGCAACAATTGGGGCCATCAGGTTCCTGGAATGACGACACCAGCCACTGGCGATGTACAAAAATACTTTCAG ATTGGAAACAACCAGCAATCGTATTCAGCCGGGAACTCGGTTAATATTCCCGTATCAAG CACGTATAGGCCAGGGTCAATGGTTCCAAAAAATGGCGCAACAAATATTGGATCGACTATGCCACCTCCATCATTCCCCGTAGCTCAACCTCAACCGCAAGTATACTATGACTTATCTTATTTAACACAAGTGATGTCTGCGAAAAGGTGA
- the LOC126666264 gene encoding ADP-ribosylation factor GTPase-activating protein AGD5-like isoform X2: protein MGNEKSNSYWEAELPHNYDRVGIENFIRAKYVDKRWVPREGKATSPSRMSVEKAAVYKPGPESTNNKQMNSVSNASEVKKSTSPPITKNNNPPKISTPQFVTTSQQVKVDPKPQEPVQKLEPAVTNAELVKEEKITPIVKPAKVDYATELFNLLCMDDSSGTSSKASLGDNAWVGFQNAKVESISGGSDATSLSESRINSEQEAENFFKDPPPTGKPKSDAKNDIMNLFEKSSTVSPVSVHQQQFAMPTQQQQVFMAAAVKSSGGIRAFPPNVQNIAPNGTYTSSNNWGHQVPGMTTPATGDVQKYFQIGNNQQSYSAGNSVNIPVSSTYRPGSMVPKNGATNIGSTMPPPSFPVAQPQPQVYYDLSYLTQVMSAKR from the exons ATGGGGAATGAGAAGTCGAATAGCTATTGGGAAGCAGAGTTGCCTCATAATTACGATAGAGTTGGAATTGAAAATTTCATTCGTGCAAA gTACGTAGATAAGAGATGGGTTCCTAGGGAGGGTAAAGCAACTTCACCGTCAAGGATGAGTGTTGAGAAGGCTGCAGTTTATAAACCAGGACCAGAGAgtacaaataataaacaaatgaaTAGCGTTAGCAATGCTTCCGAGGTGAAGAAAAGCACCTCTCCACCCATTACGAAGAACAACAACCCTCCTAAAATTAGTACTCCACAATTTGTTACAACGTCCCAACag GTCAAAGTTGACCCAAAACCGCAAGAACCTGTACAGAAATTAGAACCAGCAGTCACAAATGCCGAGTTGGTAAAGGAGGAGAAAATAACACCAATTGTCAAACCAGCGAAAGTTGATTATGCAACTGAGCTTTTTAACTTGCTTTGCATGGATGATTCAAGCGGAACTTCCTCCAAAGCTTCCCTCGGTGATAATGCTTGGGTTGGTTTTCAAA ATGCCAAAGTAGAATCAATATCAGGGGGAAGTGATGCAACAAGTCTATCTGAAAGCAGGATAAACTCCGAACAAGAAGCTGAGAATTTTTTCAAAGATCCACCACCCACGGGCAAACCCAAAAGTGATGCAAAGAATGATATCATGAATCTCTTTGAGAAG TCCAGCACGGTGTCTCCAGTCTCTGTCCATCAACAACAGTTTGCTATGCCGACTCAACAGCAACAAGTTTTCATGGCAGCTGCCGTGAAATCTAGTGGCGGAATCCGAGCCTTTCCTCCAAATGTACAAAATATCGCTCCCAATGGTACTTACACATCCAGCAACAATTGGGGCCATCAGGTTCCTGGAATGACGACACCAGCCACTGGCGATGTACAAAAATACTTTCAG ATTGGAAACAACCAGCAATCGTATTCAGCCGGGAACTCGGTTAATATTCCCGTATCAAG CACGTATAGGCCAGGGTCAATGGTTCCAAAAAATGGCGCAACAAATATTGGATCGACTATGCCACCTCCATCATTCCCCGTAGCTCAACCTCAACCGCAAGTATACTATGACTTATCTTATTTAACACAAGTGATGTCTGCGAAAAGGTGA
- the LOC126676213 gene encoding uncharacterized protein LOC126676213, translated as MDISTLSRAQITLMGSACCTMLTMHFTVQLLSQHLFYWKTPKEQKAILIIILMAPIYAINSFVGLLDVQGSKAFFMFLESVKECYEALVIAKFLALMYSYLNISMSKNIVPDGIKGREIHHSFPMTLFQPHTVRLDHRTLRLLKYWTWQFVVIRPICSILMITVQILGIYPTWLSWTFTIILNISVSLALYSLVMFYHAFAKELAPHNPLAKFLCIKGIVFFCFWQGLVLEMLVAVGVIKSHHFWLDVEHLEEALQNVLVCLEMVVFSVLQQYAYNVAPYSGDVERKMKLNKHE; from the exons ATGGATATTTCCACTTTGAGTCGTGCGCAAATCACACTGATGGGATCGGCATGTTGTACAATGCTTACAATGCATTTTACAGTACAGCTCCTATCACAGCATCTTTTTTACTGGAAAACCCCAAAGGAGCAAAAGGCTATACTCATTATTATCCTTATGGCTCCTATTTATGCAATTAACTCGTTTGTCGGTTTGTTGGATGTTCAAGGTAGTAAAGCGTTCTTCATGTTTTTGGAATCCGTTAAGGAATGTTATGAAGCTTTG GTGATTGCCAAGTTCTTAGCTCTGATGTATAGTTACTTGAATATATCCATGAGCAAAAATATTGTGCCGGATGGAATCAAAGGAAGAGAAATTCACCATTCTTTCCCGATGACTCTTTTCCAG CCTCACACTGTCCGGCTGGATCATCGTACTCTAAGGCTCCTCAAATACTGGACATGGCAATTTGTCGTTATTCGCCCAATATGTTCCATCTTGATGATAACAGTACAAATTCTTGGGATATACCCAACATGGTTGAGTTGGACATTTACCATCATTCTCAACATTTCGGTTTCTCTGGCGCTGTACTCTCTTGTGATGTTTTACCATGCATTTGCAAAAGAGTTGGCACCACATAATCCACTTGCTAAGTTCTTGTGCATCAAAGGGATTGTCTTCTTTTGCTTTTGGCAG GGATTGGTGCTTGAGATGCTTGTTGCGGTGGGTGTAATTAAATCTCATCATTTCTGGTTGGACGTGGAGCACCTTGAGGAAGCCCTTCAGAATGTCTTGGTATGTCTAGAGATGGTTGTATTTTCTGTTCTCCAACAGTATGCATACAATGTTGCACCGTATAGTGGAGATGTGGAAAGGAAGATGAAACTGAACAAACATGAATGA
- the LOC126676222 gene encoding protein BOBBER 1-like translates to MAIITEEFSNEPQTGVVTNQPQNAGEEKTAEKEKKTLLVPNNGNGLDMENHAWTQTLEELTVTIPVPAGTKSRNVVCEIKKKSLKVALKGQETPILDGELFATVKVDDCFWNLEDNKTISVLMTKFDRQNWWKSLLVGGPEIDTQKAEPEASRLGDLDGETRSVVEKMMYDQRQKQMGLPTSDEIEKEGMLKKFMAQNPNMDFSNMKMM, encoded by the coding sequence ATGGCGATCATCACCGAAGAATTCTCCAACGAACCTCAAACCGGCGTCGTaacaaaccaaccacaaaacgCCGGCGAAGAAAAGACTGCTGAGAAGGAGAAAAAAACCCTACTTGTTCCCAACAATGGCAACGGTCTCGACATGGAAAACCATGCATGGACACAAACCCTAGAAGAACTCACCGTGACCATCCCCGTCCCGGCCGGAACAAAATCAAGAAACGTCGTCTgcgaaataaagaaaaaatcgTTAAAAGTTGCACTAAAGGGTCAAGAAACTCCAATTCTTGACGGCGAGCTTTTTGCAACCGTTAAAGTTGACGATTGTTTCTGGAACTTGGAAGATAATAAAACCATCTCTGTGCTTATGACGAAGTTTGACAGACAAAACTGGTGGAAATCGTTGTTGGTTGGTGGACCGGAGATTGATACACAAAAAGCTGAGCCGGAAGCGAGTCGGCTGGGCGATTTGGACGGTGAAACCAGGTCGGTTGTGGAGAAGATGATGTATGATCAGAGACAGAAGCAGATGGGGCTTCCGACGAGCGATGAGATTGAAAAGGAGGGGATGTTGAAGAAGTTTATGGCTCAGAATCCTAACATGGATTTTTCTAATATGAAGATGATGTAG
- the LOC126676195 gene encoding beta-galactosidase 8-like: MESKNSLALVLLVVSIITCTCFVKAGCSTVSYDHRALVINGKRRILQSGSIHYPRTTPEVWPDIISKAKEGGLDVIETYVFWNYHEPVKGQYYFEGRFDLVRFVKTVQEAGLLVHLRIGPYACAEWNYGGFPLWLHFIPGIQFRTTNGPFKEQMKRFLTKIVNLMKEENLFASQGGPIILAQVENEYGNVEGSYGIAGELYVKWAAETAVGLNTSVPWVMCAQEDAPDPILNTCNGFYCDRFTPNSPSKPKMWTENYSGWFLAFGYAVPYRPVEDLAFAVARFFQTGGTFQNYYMYFGGTNFGKTAGGPLVATSYDYDAPIDEYGFIRQPKWGHLRNLHKSIKHCEEYLLSSDPIHQQLGNNLEAHVYYKSSNNCAAFLANYDNSSDATVTFHGNLYFLPAWSVSILPDCKNVIFNSAKVVSPRHLGDGSFAHSSSLNEISLKQTMWSWYKEEVGIWGNNSFTAPGLLEQIQSTKDTSDFLWYSTSINVNHQEKDVTLNIESLGHAALVFVNKRLVAFGYGNHDDASFSLTEKINLNEGNNTLDILSMMIGVQNYGPWFDIQGAGIYSVVLLGQSDVKMDLSYEKWTYQVGLEGEYLGLDRADLANSSLWTRGTSLPVNKSLIWYKGTFVAPEGKGPIALNLAGMGKGQAWVNGQSIGRYWSAYLSPSKGCTDNCDYRGTYDPFKCLKKCGQPAQSLYHIPRTWVHPGENLLVLHEELGGNPSTISASTRTGQEICSIVSEDDPPPADSWKPNLEFKSLSPEVRLSCEQGWKITSVKFASFGTPAGNCGTFSPGYCHADMLDIVQKACIGQEVCSISISAANLGDPCPGFLKKFAVEALCSE; encoded by the exons ATGGAAAGTAAAAATTCTCTAGCATTGGTTCTTCTGGTTGTTTCAATTATTACATGTACTTGTTTCGTAAAGGCAGGGTGTTCCACAGTGAGTTATGACCATAGAGCATTGGTTATAAATGGCAAGAGAAGGATTTTGCAATCCGGTTCTATACATTATCCTAGAACCACTCCTGAG GTGTGGCCCGACATTATTAGCAAGGCGAAAGAAGGGGGATTGGACGTAATTGAGACTTACGTGTTCTGGAACTATCATGAACCTGTTAAAGGACAG TATTATTTTGAAGGCAGGTTTGACCTGGTGAGGTTTGTGAAAACAGTTCAGGAAGCTGGTCTTCTGGTTCATTTGAGGATTGGGCCGTACGCCTGTGCTGAATGGAACTACGG GGGATTCCCACTTTGGTTACACTTCATTCCTGGAATTCAGTTTCGTACGACAAATGGACCATTCAAG GAGCAAATGAAGCGTTTTCTtacaaaaattgtaaatttgatGAAGGAAGAGAATCTCTTTGCATCACAAGGAGGGCCAATCATTCTTGCTCAG GTTGAGAATGAATATGGAAATGTTGAAGGGTCATATGGTATTGCTGGAGAGTTGTATGTTAAATGGGCTGCAGAAACTGCTGTCGGTCTGAATACAAGTGTACCGTGGGTGATGTGCGCACAAGAAGACGCCCCTGATCCAATT TTAAATACATGCAACGGATTCTACTGTGATCGGTTTACTCCAAATTCTCCTTCCAAACCAAAAATGTGGACTGAGAACTATAGTGGATG GTTTCTTGCATTCGGTTATGCGGTTCCATACCGACCTGTCGAGGACCTAGCGTTTGCTGTTGCTCGCTTTTTTCAAACAGGCGGTACTTTTCAAAACTACTATATG TATTTTGGTGGAACCAACTTTGGCAAAACAGCTGGAGGCCCTTTGGTTGCAACAAGCTATGATTATGATGCTCCAATCGATGAGTATG GCTTTATTAGACAGCCGAAGTGGGGTCACCTACGCAATTTACACAAATCCATAAAGCATTGTGAAGAATATTTGCTTAGCTCAGATCCAATTCATCAGCAGCTTGGCAATAACTTAGAG GCACATGTCTACTATAAGTCTTCCAATAATTGTGCAGCTTTTCTTGCTAATTATGACAATAGTTCGGACGCAACTGTTACTTTCCACGGAAATTTGTACTTTCTTCCTGCTTGGTCTGTTAGCATACTTCCAGATTGTAAGAATGTTATTTTTAACTCAGCCAAG GTTGTTTCGCCAAGACATCTTGGCGACGGATCTTTCGCTCACTCATCTTCTTTAAATGAGATCTCATTGAAACAAACCATGTGGAGTTGGTATAAAGAAGAAGTGGGGATTTGGGGTAACAATTCATTTACAGCTCCAGGTCTACTAGAACAGATTCAGTCGACAAAAGATACTAGTGATTTCCTATGGTACTCAACCAG CATTAATGTGAATCATCAAGAGAAAGATGTCACTCTAAATATTGAGAGTTTGGGGCATGCAGCACTAGTGTTTGTAAACAAAAGACTTGTAG CATTTGGATACGGCAATCATGATGATGCAAGCTTTTCACTCACTGAGAAGATTAATCTTAATGAAGGAAATAATACATTAGACATTCTAAGCATGATGATTGGTGTACAG AACTATGGACCATGGTTTGATATTCAAGGAGCTGGAATTTATTCCGTTGTGCTTCTTGGTCAAAGTGATGTAAAGATGGATCTATCTTATGAAAAATGGACCTATCAG GTAGGTCTTGAAGGAGAATACCTTGGACTGGATAGGGCCGATCTGGCAAATAGTTCACTCTGGACTCGGGGGACTTCTCTACCTGTAAATAAGAGCTTGATATGGTACAAG GGTACTTTTGTTGCTCCTGAAGGGAAGGGTCCTATAGCTTTAAATCTTGCAGGCATGGGGAAGGGTCAGGCTTGGGTCAATGGGCAGAGCATAGGACGATATTGGAGTGCATACCTCTCACCGTCAAAAGGTTGCACTGATAATTGTGATTATAGAGGAACTTATGATccattcaaatgtttaaaaaaatgcGGTCAGCCTGCTCAATCACT GTATCATATCCCACGGACTTGGGTTCATCCCGGTGAAAACCTACTAGTTCTACATGAAGAGCTTGGGGGTAACCCTTCAACCATTTCTGCATCAACACGAACTGGACAAGAAATATGTTCGATTGTATCAGAGGATGATCCCCCACCAGCTGACTCTTGGAAACCCAACTTGGAATTCAAGTCGCTGAGCCCTGAAGTTCGGCTTAGCTGCGAACAAGGATGGAAGATTACGTCTGTTAAGTTCGCTAGCTTCGGCACTCCTGCTGGAAACTGTGGCACATTCAGTCCAGGATATTGTCATGCTGATATGTTAGACATTGTTCAAAAG GCTTGCATTGGTCAGGAAGTTTGTTCAATATCCATATCAGCAGCCAACCTTGGTGACCCTTGCCCTGGATTTCTTAAAAAATTTGCAGTTGAAGCTCTTTGCAGCGAGTAA